GTGGAGTCCTGACCGCCAACCCCCTCCGTGGGCTGCAGCGGCCACCGCAAGAGCGCACTTCTTCCCCACCACCACCAGCAGGTGAGATTCAAGCCCTTCTTCAAGCCAGCCGCCGGCAACACGCCCTGCACGCGGCCCTGACCCTGCTCTATCATCACGCCTTCCGACTAGAGGAACTTCTGAAACTTCAGTGGCAGGCTATTCGCCTCAATCCTGGCGAAGTCCTCCGAGCCCATACCATCACGCGACTGGATGACCCCAGCGTCCAGAGCCTACTGCGCTGGCAAGCCCACAGTGGCGGCGTGTTCAGTGACCCCCAGGCGCGGGTATTTCCCTATGAAACGCCAGCAGCCCTGCGGCAGGCCGCCTATCTGGCCAGCCTGGACGCTAAGATTCGCCTTTTCCCTCTGCGAGAACTCCGCCGCGCCTCACTGCGGGACTTTCCACATACGTCTGAATCAGCAGGCTACGCCGACGACCAGTCAGGATTTCAGACCGCACTGGCTCTGGCTCAAGGTGTAGCCCAGAGCCTCGGCCTTTCGGAGAAAAATATGAGGGACAGCGATACAGACCCAGCCGACTTTTCTGACACACCTGAGGCGACTTAGGGGGCAACACTCCTCCTGTATAGAGAGGCTCTGGCATCGCCCACGGCGTCA
Above is a window of Deinococcus betulae DNA encoding:
- a CDS encoding site-specific integrase yields the protein MPPEASPDYDDTRLLLHALRRYDLDVLLTRLGPSSTHPRAAALQYTRLLPFFSTARLEGTDFQRPPASFHLWVNHVALLGEGGRPVKPNTARARISALHLLYEGLIDRGVLTANPLRGLQRPPQERTSSPPPPAGEIQALLQASRRQHALHAALTLLYHHAFRLEELLKLQWQAIRLNPGEVLRAHTITRLDDPSVQSLLRWQAHSGGVFSDPQARVFPYETPAALRQAAYLASLDAKIRLFPLRELRRASLRDFPHTSESAGYADDQSGFQTALALAQGVAQSLGLSEKNMRDSDTDPADFSDTPEAT